A part of Octopus sinensis linkage group LG7, ASM634580v1, whole genome shotgun sequence genomic DNA contains:
- the LOC115214295 gene encoding glutathione S-transferase U20-like — translation MSESTKLRFLSAWYCPFAQRLWIALLEKGIPFKYEETDLSNKTEEFLKLNPRGLVPVLVHDDKIIYESAVCVEYIDETWPQNPKIMMEQPYDKAQVRIWGDYATSKIIPLFYSILRSDPENLGETQKSFVENIGSFVKAMSPTGNFFMGDSFSFADIMVYPWMQRLEVLKHFKNFEIPSDIDWYPRFQKWLTACYERESVTPTIPDMKKLIPRHKRYVKTK, via the coding sequence ATGTCTGAAAGTACTAAACTTCGCTTTTTAAGTGCCTGGTACTGTCCATTTGCTCAACGACTCTGGATTGCTCTCTTGGAGAAAGGAATTCCTTTTAAATATGAAGAAACTGATCTTTCTAACAAGACTGAAGAGTTTTTAAAACTGAATCCAAGAGGCTTGGTACCAGTGCTGGTACatgatgataaaattatttatgaatctGCTgtatgtgtagaatatattgatgAAACTTGGCCACAAAACCCCAAAATTATGATGGAACAACCTTATGATAAGGCTCAAGTTCGTATCTGGGGTGATTATGCTACAAGTAAAATAATTCCATTGTTTTATTCTATTCTGAGATCAGATCCTGAAAATCTTGGTGAAACGCAGAAATCTTTTGTTGAAAATATTGGAAGTTTTGTGAAAGCCATGTCCCCAACTGGAAATTTCTTCATGGGAGACTCATTTTCATTTGCTGATATAATGGTGTATCCATGGATGCAAAGGCTGGAagttttgaaacattttaaaaattttgaaataccaTCTGATATTGATTGGTATCCTCGGTTCCAGAAATGGCTCACTGCTTGTTATGAAAGGGAGAGTGTAACACCTACTATTCCTGATATGAAGAAATTAATTCCACGCCACAAACGTTATGTGAAGACAAAGTAA
- the LOC115214221 gene encoding glutathione S-transferase U20-like, translating into MSESTKLRFLSAWYCPFAQRLWIALLEKGIPFKYEEIDPYNKTEEFLKLNPRGLVPVLVHDDKIIYESAVCMEYIDEAWPQNPKIMMEQPYDKAQVRIWGDYATSKIIPLFFAILRSDPENLGETQKSFVENIGSFVKAMSPTGNFFMGDSFSFADIMVFPWLQRLEVLKHYKNFEIPSDIDWYPRFQKWLTACSEKESVTPTIPDMKKLIPIYKRYVKTK; encoded by the coding sequence ATGTCTGAAAGTACTAAACTTCGCTTTTTAAGTGCCTGGTACTGTCCATTTGCTCAACGACTCTGGATTGCTCTCTTGGAGAAAGGAATTCCttttaaatatgaagaaattgaTCCTTATAACAAgactgaagaatttttaaaactGAATCCAAGAGGCTTGGTACCAGTGCTGGTACatgatgataaaattatttatgaatctGCTGTATGTATGGAATATATTGATGAAGCTTGGCCACAAAACCCCAAAATTATGATGGAACAACCTTATGATAAGGCTCAGGTTCGTATCTGGGGTGATTATGCTACAAGTAAAATAATCCCATTATTTTTTGCTATTCTGAGATCAGATCCTGAAAATCTTGGTGAAACACAGAAATCTTTTGTTGAAAATATTGGAAGTTTTGTGAAAGCCATGTCTCCAACTGGAAATTTCTTCATGGGGGACTCATTTTCATTTGCTGATATAATGGTGTTTCCATGGTTGCAAAGGCTGGAAGTTttgaaacattataaaaattttgaaataccaTCTGATATTGATTGGTATCCTCGGTTCCAGAAATGGCTCACTGCTTGTTCTGAAAAGGAGAGTGTAACACCTACTATTCCTGATATGAAGAAATTAATTCCAATCTACAAACGTTATGTGAAGACAAAGTAA